The Thermoflexus sp. genome contains the following window.
CCGGGCGTGGCGTGATGATGGTGGTCGCCGAAGCCCTGAAAGGGAACCAGATCCCCATCGATCAGGCCACCATCGCCGTCCAGGGCTTCGGGAATGTGGGCTCCTATGCCGCCCTCACGGCTCACCAGATGGGGGCCAGGGTCGTGGCCGTCAGCGATGTCCAGGGGGGCCTCTACAACCCCAGGGGACTGGATATCCCCAAATTAATGGATCACGTTCGCCAGCACCGGACGGTGGTCGGGTTCCCCGAGGCCGAGCCCATCACCAACGCGGAGCTCCTGACCATGAAGGTGGATGTGCTCATCCCCGCGGCCATGGAGAACCAGATCACCGCGGACAACGCTCCTTTCGTCCAGGCGCGCATCCTGGCGGAGGGAGCCAACGGGCCCACCACACCGGAGGCGGATGAGATCTTGATCGAGAAGGGCGTCTTCATTGTGCCGGACATCCTGTGCAACGCCGGGGGGGTGATCGCCTCGTATTTCGAGTGGGTGCAGGATCTACAGTCGTTCTTCTGGACGGAGGAGGAGATCAATCAGCGGATGGAGCGGATCCTGAAGCGGGCTTTTTACGAGGTGCTGGCGAAGGAAGAGGAGCTGCGCCGCCATGGGCTGAAGCCGGGGGACTATCGCACGGCTGCCCAGGCGCTGGCGATCTGGCGCGTCGCTCAGGCGACCCTGATTCGAGGCATTTACCCGTAGGGGGAGGCCGCTTCCCTGAGGGTCTGAGGGACCTGGCGGATCCCCTGAGGCAACCCCTCACCCATTGGGTTCCTCTGGAGAGGGCAACCCAGAGCCTATAGAGGAAAGGTTCGGGATGTCCGGAGGGCCGGCCCGTGGGGTTTACGTGCTGTGGCTGGAGGTATCCGGGGAGGTCCAGATCGGCCGGTTGGGGCGCTGGCATCTGGACGGCGGTTATGCCTATGTGGGCTCTGCGCAGGGCCCGGGCGGGCTCCGGCGGCTGCAGCGCCATCGGGAGGTGGCCGAGGGCCGGAACCCCACCCGTCGCTGGCATATCGATTTCCTGCTGGCCGCCGGCACATGGCGCGGGGCGTTCGTGATGGAGGCCGAAGATCCCCGCCTGGAGTGCCGGCTGGCCCGCGCGCTGGCACAGCGGTTGCCCCCCGCGA
Protein-coding sequences here:
- a CDS encoding GIY-YIG nuclease family protein, yielding MSGGPARGVYVLWLEVSGEVQIGRLGRWHLDGGYAYVGSAQGPGGLRRLQRHREVAEGRNPTRRWHIDFLLAAGTWRGAFVMEAEDPRLECRLARALAQRLPPAIPRFGSSDCRCPTHLFAVPDVPGFHQLMLELGLHPV
- a CDS encoding Glu/Leu/Phe/Val dehydrogenase translates to MAVERSVEVSYSAFYSPSPEAIRKGLQAWNAALAQFDKAARILEASGHPLKRGLIEFLRRPKRELIVNFPVQMDDGSIQMFTGYRVHHNAVRGPTKGGIRYHPDVTLEEVRALAMWMTWKCALVNIPYGGAKGGVAVDPAKLSPRELERLTRRYATEISLLMHPGGDVPAPDVGTNPQIMAWIMDTYSMHTGFTQPAVVTGKPLEIGGTVGRVEATGRGVMMVVAEALKGNQIPIDQATIAVQGFGNVGSYAALTAHQMGARVVAVSDVQGGLYNPRGLDIPKLMDHVRQHRTVVGFPEAEPITNAELLTMKVDVLIPAAMENQITADNAPFVQARILAEGANGPTTPEADEILIEKGVFIVPDILCNAGGVIASYFEWVQDLQSFFWTEEEINQRMERILKRAFYEVLAKEEELRRHGLKPGDYRTAAQALAIWRVAQATLIRGIYP